Part of the Desulfurococcus sp. genome is shown below.
TAACGTATTCATCGCCTCTTCTCTGAATTATTACTTTTCTTATACCTTTCACACCCTTCAACTGCGTGCTGAGAAGCTGGCTTCTCAGCTTCTCCAGCTTACTGTAGTCTAAGTACTCCTCTCTGAGAGCAATCTCTATCTCGAAGGGCTCGTCTCCTTCGCGCACCTCGCCTACGTTGAGTGCGCTGAGCTTCTCGATGACATCGCTTGTAGTTAACCCTTTATCTCTCAGCATCTCGGGGTCTAATCGGATGATAGCTACTCCCTCGTATAGGTCTATGTCAAGCTCGCTGGTGACGTTCTCAAGGAATGTTGCCTCTATGATCCTCGCTATCTCTCTAGCCTTCTCCTCGCTTCTCTTGTACTCTTCAGTCAAGTATATCTCGGTTATAGGGGTCTCCGGCTTCTTCCTAGCGTCAACTATCTCTATTAGCCTGGGAAGCCCTAGTGTCACATTGAACTCGCGTACTCCAGCATAGTGGAAGACACGCAGTGTCATCTGGGTTGAAGGTTCACCCAGACTCTGGGCTGCTATAGTACCTACTGCCTCCCCCGGCTCTATCATGGATGCAGTATACCTCTCAATAATATGCTCTATAATCTTCTCAACACTCTCTCTCGTGATAGCTATCTTCTCGGATAACCTGAGTAGTTTCTCGAGAGTCTCCTCGTATACCTGCGAGCTGACGCGCCCCTTCAGCTTCTCTTCGAGTAGTGCTTTTATCTCCTCGCGGGTTAACCCTGACATTCTAGTACACCCCTAGTATCTTCTCTAGAACTCTATCAACGTTAACTGACTTGCTGTGATCGCTTTTCATCGGGTCAACCCCGTCTTCACCGTAGAGTAACTGTACTACCTCCCCGGTCGGCATGCGGACGCTTCCATCATACTCGACTCTTAAGTCCTGGAGAGCATTTATCAGTCTTCTCTGCATGTAGCCGGACTGGCTTGTTCTAACCGCTGTATCTATTAAGCCTTCTCTCCCAGCTGCTGCATGGAAGAACATTTCAATGGGGCTCAACCCTTTAACAAAGCCGCTTTCAATGAAGCCTCTAGCCTCAGGCCCTAGATCCTCTGGCCTAAAGTGGGATAATGCTCTCTTCAAGTACCCTCTAGATAAACGCTTACCCCGCACTGTCTGCTGTCCTAGGAGACCTGACATCTGAGTTAAGTTGACGAGGTTGCCTCTCGCTCCTGTTCTAGCCATTACTACAACCGGGTTAACCATGGTGAAGTAGTGTGTTATCAGCTCAGCAACTCCTTCCAGCAACTTCTTTGAAAGTGTATCGATGATTTCATCTTCAAGCGTCTCCTCGAGGGTCTTACCCGGCCTAGCCTGCAGCTCGCCT
Proteins encoded:
- the rpoA2 gene encoding DNA-directed RNA polymerase subunit A'', with translation MSGLTREEIKALLEEKLKGRVSSQVYEETLEKLLRLSEKIAITRESVEKIIEHIIERYTASMIEPGEAVGTIAAQSLGEPSTQMTLRVFHYAGVREFNVTLGLPRLIEIVDARKKPETPITEIYLTEEYKRSEEKAREIARIIEATFLENVTSELDIDLYEGVAIIRLDPEMLRDKGLTTSDVIEKLSALNVGEVREGDEPFEIEIALREEYLDYSKLEKLRSQLLSTQLKGVKGIRKVIIQRRGDEYVIVAEGSNLADLMKVKGVDWRRIYTNDIHEIEKVLGIEAARQAIIREIKDTLDNQGLDVDIRHVMLLADMMTWTGHVKQIGRMGIAGEKPSVLAKATFEMTVQKLIEAAASGEEDRLQGVAENIIIGQTIPLGTGVVQVYMTPSLLREKSGGSKGAET